Proteins from one Faecalibacterium sp. I3-3-33 genomic window:
- a CDS encoding fumarate hydratase: MRTISAQSITDTVAQLCIKANTQLPQDVQAALEKAREEEPWPLAKNTLDLLWSNLGAAKEKDLPICQDTGMACVFVELGTDVHIDGSFEAAIHEGVRRGYTDGYLRKSIVADPLRRGNTGDNTPAAITVHLVDGEGCRITVAPKGFGSENMSRIQMLKPADGVEGFKKFVVDTVKLAGSNPCPPIVLGIGVGGSFDKVAYLAKKALLRPLDIPNPDPYYAQLEQELLTAINALGIGPQGFGGKTTCLGLAIEQMPTHVAGLPVAVNVSCHVTRRASAEL, from the coding sequence ATGAGAACGATCTCCGCACAGAGCATTACAGATACGGTGGCGCAGCTCTGCATCAAGGCCAACACCCAGCTGCCGCAGGACGTGCAGGCCGCGCTGGAAAAGGCACGGGAAGAAGAGCCGTGGCCGCTGGCAAAGAACACATTAGACCTGCTGTGGTCGAACCTTGGCGCTGCAAAGGAAAAAGACCTGCCCATCTGTCAGGACACCGGCATGGCCTGTGTGTTCGTAGAGCTGGGCACGGATGTGCACATTGACGGCAGCTTTGAAGCCGCCATCCACGAGGGCGTGCGCCGGGGCTATACGGACGGCTATCTGCGCAAAAGCATCGTGGCCGACCCGCTGCGCCGGGGCAACACCGGCGATAACACCCCGGCGGCCATCACGGTGCATCTGGTGGACGGCGAGGGCTGCCGCATCACGGTGGCACCCAAGGGCTTTGGCAGCGAGAACATGAGCCGCATCCAGATGCTCAAGCCCGCCGACGGCGTGGAGGGCTTTAAAAAGTTCGTGGTGGATACCGTAAAGCTGGCGGGCTCCAACCCCTGCCCGCCCATTGTGCTGGGCATCGGTGTGGGCGGCAGCTTTGACAAGGTGGCGTATCTTGCCAAAAAGGCGCTGCTGCGCCCGCTGGACATCCCCAACCCCGACCCATACTACGCCCAGCTGGAGCAGGAACTGCTTACCGCCATCAATGCACTGGGCATCGGTCCGCAGGGCTTTGGCGGCAAGACTACCTGCCTTGGCCTTGCCATTGAGCAGATGCCCACCCATGTGGCGGGTCTGCCGGTGGCTGTGAACGTTTCCTGTCATGTGACCCGCCGCGCCAGTGCGGAGCTGTAA
- the rimO gene encoding 30S ribosomal protein S12 methylthiotransferase RimO: MKIACISLGCPKNQVDLDVMVHILLSAGHETVADLAEADVILVNTCGFIESAKTEAIENILEACAYKQQNPNLKVIVTGCLAERYRSQIEEEIPEVDAVVGCASNKAIDTIVERLFHGEDHLESYGAKKDFPLGGKRVIGTPAHYAYLKIAEGCNNRCHYCAIPGIRGPLHSRDMADCVAEARWLAGEGVKELIVVAQDPTAYGEDWGKPGSICELLDKLNKVPGLEWIRIMYAYPERITDEFIAAMKRNEKVVPYLDLPIQHCNDTILKNMNRRSTRAELLEVIGKLRREIHGITLRTTLIAGFPGETEEQFEDLCNFVKEVQFDRLGCFAYSAEENTVAAKMDGQIEQEVKDKRAELVMQIQTGIMAQKQAEKVGQTVHVLCDGIDEENGLYLCRTTGDAPEVDGCVCVSSEEPLYPGQFYDVLVEDSDLYDLYGTVVK; this comes from the coding sequence ATGAAAATTGCGTGTATTTCCCTTGGCTGCCCGAAAAATCAGGTGGATCTGGATGTGATGGTGCACATCCTGCTGTCTGCCGGGCACGAGACCGTGGCCGATCTGGCCGAAGCCGATGTCATTCTTGTGAACACCTGCGGCTTTATCGAGAGCGCCAAGACCGAGGCCATTGAAAACATTCTGGAAGCCTGCGCTTATAAGCAGCAGAACCCGAACCTGAAGGTCATCGTTACCGGCTGCCTTGCCGAGCGCTACCGCAGCCAGATCGAGGAAGAGATCCCCGAGGTTGACGCCGTTGTGGGCTGCGCCTCCAACAAGGCCATTGATACCATCGTGGAGCGGCTGTTCCACGGCGAGGATCACCTGGAAAGCTACGGTGCCAAAAAGGACTTCCCGCTGGGCGGCAAGCGCGTCATCGGCACGCCCGCCCACTATGCGTACTTAAAGATTGCCGAGGGCTGCAATAACCGCTGCCACTACTGCGCCATCCCGGGCATCCGCGGCCCGCTGCACAGCCGCGATATGGCCGACTGCGTTGCCGAAGCCCGCTGGCTGGCGGGTGAGGGCGTGAAGGAGCTTATTGTTGTGGCGCAGGACCCCACTGCCTACGGCGAGGACTGGGGCAAGCCCGGCAGCATCTGTGAGCTGCTGGATAAGCTGAACAAGGTGCCGGGGCTGGAATGGATCCGCATCATGTACGCCTACCCGGAGCGCATCACCGATGAATTCATCGCCGCCATGAAGCGCAACGAGAAGGTGGTGCCCTACCTCGACCTGCCCATCCAGCACTGCAACGATACCATCCTGAAGAACATGAACCGCCGCTCCACCCGCGCGGAGCTGTTGGAGGTGATCGGCAAGCTGCGCCGCGAGATCCACGGCATCACCCTGCGCACCACCCTGATCGCGGGCTTCCCCGGCGAGACCGAGGAGCAGTTCGAGGATCTGTGCAACTTCGTCAAGGAGGTGCAGTTCGACCGTCTGGGCTGCTTTGCCTACTCTGCTGAGGAGAACACCGTGGCTGCCAAGATGGACGGTCAGATCGAGCAGGAGGTCAAGGACAAGCGCGCCGAGCTGGTGATGCAGATCCAGACCGGCATCATGGCGCAGAAGCAGGCCGAAAAGGTGGGCCAGACCGTGCACGTTCTGTGTGACGGCATCGACGAGGAAAACGGCCTGTACCTCTGCCGTACCACCGGCGATGCGCCGGAGGTGGACGGCTGCGTCTGCGTTTCCAGCGAGGAACCGTTGTACCCCGGCCAGTTCTATGATGTGCTGGTAGAGGACAGCGACCTTTACGATCTGTATGGTACGGTCGTAAAATAA
- the pgsA gene encoding CDP-diacylglycerol--glycerol-3-phosphate 3-phosphatidyltransferase has protein sequence MNLPNKLTLTRIILVPVFMIFVSLTGLDGIVDGTFNPTFYLLAGIVFAAASFTDYLDGHLARKWHMVTDFGKFADPLADKLLTTVAFIYMLRDGVCSPVVLCIILAREFAVSGLRMVAAGAKDGKVIAANMWGKVKTVLQMLSIIFYFFGTALSYRGTLESVSIVVVVSIALCWLVAAVTAISGIKYLWDNRSFINTAK, from the coding sequence ATGAATCTGCCCAATAAACTTACCCTGACCCGCATCATTCTGGTGCCGGTGTTCATGATCTTTGTGTCCCTGACCGGTCTGGACGGCATTGTAGACGGCACTTTCAACCCCACCTTCTACCTGCTGGCCGGTATCGTATTTGCCGCTGCCAGCTTTACCGACTATCTGGACGGCCATCTGGCACGCAAGTGGCACATGGTCACGGATTTCGGCAAGTTTGCCGACCCGCTGGCCGATAAGCTGCTGACCACGGTGGCCTTCATCTACATGCTGCGGGACGGCGTGTGCAGCCCCGTGGTGCTGTGCATCATTCTGGCGCGCGAGTTTGCAGTGTCCGGTCTGCGCATGGTGGCTGCTGGTGCTAAGGACGGCAAGGTCATCGCCGCCAATATGTGGGGCAAGGTAAAGACCGTCTTGCAGATGCTGAGCATCATCTTCTACTTCTTCGGCACTGCCCTGAGCTACCGCGGCACGCTGGAAAGCGTTTCCATCGTGGTGGTGGTCTCCATTGCCCTGTGCTGGCTGGTGGCCGCTGTGACCGCCATCTCCGGCATCAAGTACCTGTGGGACAACCGCAGCTTTATCAACACTGCGAAGTAA
- the recA gene encoding recombinase RecA, which yields MAKNQNNNVAPATQKTEPEAKKDALATALAQIEKQFGKGAVMKLGDNASMQVDAISTGSLGLDLALGVGGVPRGRIIEVYGPESSGKTTLALHILAEAQKKGGEVAFIDVEHALDPTYAEALGVDINNLLVSQPDTGEQAMEICEALVRSGAIDAIVVDSVAAMVPRAEIEGEMGDSHVGLQARLMSQAMRKLTSVIGKTNTVCVFINQLREKVGVMYGNPEVTTGGRALKYYASVRIDIRRVEGLKDSSGQFIGNHTRAKIVKNKVAPPFREAEFDIMFGEGISKMSELIDVGVKLGIVQKSGAWFNYGDIRLGQGRDNAKQFLKDNPEIANDIEGQIRANADKLYATRRPAGRAAAAVEKPAEPAAAKEPVVKAPTRSSESELDIMVED from the coding sequence ATGGCAAAAAATCAGAACAACAACGTTGCACCGGCCACCCAAAAGACCGAGCCGGAAGCCAAGAAGGACGCGCTGGCTACGGCGCTGGCGCAGATCGAAAAGCAGTTCGGCAAGGGCGCCGTTATGAAACTGGGCGACAACGCCTCCATGCAGGTGGATGCCATTTCCACCGGCAGTCTGGGGCTGGATCTGGCGCTGGGCGTGGGCGGTGTGCCGCGCGGACGCATCATCGAGGTGTACGGCCCGGAATCCAGCGGTAAGACCACGCTGGCACTGCACATCCTTGCCGAAGCCCAGAAGAAGGGCGGCGAGGTGGCCTTTATCGACGTTGAGCACGCACTGGACCCCACCTATGCCGAGGCACTGGGCGTGGACATCAACAACCTGCTGGTCAGCCAGCCGGACACCGGCGAGCAGGCCATGGAGATCTGCGAAGCACTGGTGCGCTCCGGTGCCATTGATGCCATCGTAGTGGACTCGGTAGCTGCCATGGTGCCCCGCGCCGAGATCGAGGGCGAGATGGGCGACAGCCATGTGGGCTTGCAGGCACGTCTGATGAGTCAGGCCATGCGCAAGCTGACCAGCGTCATCGGCAAGACCAACACGGTCTGCGTGTTCATCAACCAGCTGCGCGAGAAGGTGGGCGTCATGTACGGTAACCCGGAGGTGACCACCGGCGGCCGCGCCCTGAAATACTACGCCTCAGTGCGTATCGACATCCGCCGCGTGGAGGGCCTGAAAGACTCCTCCGGCCAGTTCATCGGCAATCACACCCGCGCCAAGATCGTCAAGAACAAGGTAGCTCCGCCGTTCCGTGAGGCCGAGTTCGACATCATGTTCGGCGAGGGCATCTCCAAAATGAGCGAGCTCATTGACGTGGGCGTCAAGCTGGGCATCGTGCAGAAGAGCGGCGCATGGTTCAACTACGGCGATATCCGTCTGGGTCAGGGCCGCGACAACGCCAAGCAGTTCTTAAAGGATAACCCCGAGATCGCCAATGACATCGAGGGGCAGATCCGCGCCAACGCCGATAAGCTGTACGCCACCCGCCGCCCGGCAGGCCGCGCCGCCGCCGCAGTGGAGAAGCCCGCCGAGCCCGCCGCCGCAAAGGAGCCGGTGGTCAAGGCACCCACCCGCAGCAGCGAGAGCGAGCTGGACATCATGGTGGAGGACTAA
- a CDS encoding FKBP-type peptidyl-prolyl cis-trans isomerase, with translation MKRITKILLCVLCAVAAVLCVAAACFMLLKKQSGTTSSSAASGASVSVYGKVSDFDYASFDYSEGLDDNGHWTGIRALDYVTLPEDVSALPLSKADIEPTEAEIQTQIDTLLNQYATTQNITDRAAQSGDTVNIDYSGAVDGVAFTGGTATGYDLTLGSHTFIDGFEDQIIGHNIGDVFDVTVTFPEGYGDSTDAEGNTITLSGKEAVFSVTLNAITQSVVPTLTDEWVETNFAASDDLHTADALRQYFDSALYANNLDTAAMDYLLTNSTFKEVPTQITSYYIRMFLNYHSQLAAKYGMELDAYAQAKGYADADAFLADSDAYFEHLAKQDLVFQAIAEQLDITPTQEQLDSANSSYADTYGAQRSMLNALQLAVLDKVEESAVLS, from the coding sequence TTGAAACGCATTACCAAGATCCTGTTGTGTGTGCTGTGCGCGGTGGCTGCTGTGCTGTGCGTAGCTGCGGCCTGCTTTATGCTGCTCAAAAAGCAGAGCGGCACCACGTCATCCTCTGCCGCATCCGGCGCAAGCGTGTCCGTCTACGGCAAGGTGTCGGATTTCGACTACGCCAGCTTCGATTATTCTGAGGGGCTGGACGATAACGGCCACTGGACCGGCATCCGCGCACTGGACTATGTGACCCTGCCGGAGGATGTATCCGCGCTGCCGCTTTCCAAGGCCGATATCGAGCCCACCGAGGCCGAGATCCAGACCCAGATCGACACTTTGCTGAACCAGTACGCCACCACCCAGAACATCACCGACCGGGCAGCCCAGAGCGGCGACACCGTGAACATCGACTATTCCGGCGCAGTGGATGGCGTAGCCTTTACCGGCGGCACCGCCACCGGCTACGACCTGACGCTGGGCAGCCATACCTTTATTGACGGCTTTGAGGATCAGATCATCGGCCACAACATCGGCGACGTCTTTGATGTGACTGTTACCTTCCCGGAGGGCTACGGCGACTCCACCGACGCCGAGGGCAACACCATCACCCTCAGCGGCAAGGAGGCCGTGTTCAGCGTGACCCTGAACGCCATCACCCAGAGCGTTGTGCCCACCCTGACCGACGAGTGGGTGGAGACCAATTTTGCCGCCAGCGACGACCTGCACACCGCAGACGCCCTGCGCCAGTACTTTGACAGCGCCCTGTACGCCAACAATCTGGACACCGCCGCGATGGACTATCTGCTCACGAACTCCACCTTTAAAGAAGTCCCCACTCAGATCACCAGCTACTACATCCGTATGTTCCTGAACTACCACTCTCAGCTTGCCGCTAAGTACGGCATGGAGCTGGACGCCTACGCACAGGCCAAGGGCTACGCCGATGCGGACGCATTTCTGGCAGATTCCGATGCCTACTTTGAGCATCTGGCAAAGCAGGATCTGGTTTTTCAGGCCATTGCGGAGCAGCTGGACATCACCCCCACACAGGAGCAGCTCGACAGCGCCAACAGTTCCTACGCCGACACCTACGGCGCACAGCGCAGTATGCTGAACGCTTTGCAGCTGGCGGTGCTGGACAAGGTGGAGGAAAGCGCCGTGCTTTCCTGA
- a CDS encoding metal-dependent transcriptional regulator: MQIHQSAEDYLETILMLSQRMGKVRSIDVVNELGFTKASVSIAMKKLRENGYIAVDGEGNLTLLEPGLEIAQRIYSRHQLLTHFFVQLGVDEQTAAEDACKAEHILSEQTLEKIRESALRNDATHPQAK, translated from the coding sequence ATGCAGATCCACCAGTCCGCAGAAGATTATCTTGAAACGATCCTGATGCTGAGCCAGCGTATGGGCAAAGTGCGCTCCATTGATGTTGTCAATGAGTTGGGCTTTACCAAAGCCAGCGTGAGCATCGCCATGAAAAAGCTGCGGGAGAACGGCTATATCGCGGTGGACGGCGAAGGCAACCTGACCCTGCTGGAGCCCGGGCTGGAGATCGCTCAGCGCATTTACAGCCGCCACCAGCTGCTGACCCACTTCTTTGTGCAGCTGGGCGTGGACGAGCAGACCGCCGCCGAGGACGCCTGCAAGGCAGAGCACATCCTCAGCGAGCAGACGCTGGAAAAGATCCGCGAAAGCGCCCTGCGCAACGATGCCACCCATCCGCAGGCAAAGTAA
- a CDS encoding NAD(P)-dependent malic enzyme gives MDYNKAALEMHETHKGKVGIVSKVEVATRDDLSTAYTPGVAEPCRKIKENPEDVYKYTFKGNMVAVVSNGTAVLGLGDIGPEAGLPVMEGKAVLFKEFGGVDAFPICIDAHDAASVIAACKAIAPTFGGINLEDIKSPECFEIEETLERELDIPVFHDDQHGTAIVVTAALINALRVVNKKMEDVHIVLNGPGAAGTAIIKMLMTAGAKDIVAVDQFGTLYKGCNSAEAHKNWLGEVTNPRQVKGGLKEALEGADVFIGVSKPGILTTELCKTMNKDAIVFAMANPTPEIMPDEAKAGGVRVMATGRSDFPNQVNNVLCFPGLFKGALSVRARDINNEMKLAAAYAIADLITDADRSEENIIPGAFDPRVAEAVANAVAKAARETGVARL, from the coding sequence ATGGATTACAATAAAGCAGCTCTGGAAATGCACGAGACCCACAAGGGAAAGGTGGGCATCGTGAGCAAGGTGGAGGTTGCCACCCGCGATGACCTGTCCACCGCCTACACCCCCGGCGTGGCAGAGCCCTGCCGCAAGATCAAGGAAAACCCGGAGGATGTGTATAAGTACACCTTCAAGGGCAACATGGTGGCCGTTGTCTCCAACGGCACTGCCGTGCTGGGTCTGGGCGATATCGGCCCGGAAGCTGGTCTGCCTGTCATGGAGGGCAAGGCCGTGCTGTTCAAGGAGTTCGGCGGCGTGGATGCCTTCCCCATCTGCATCGACGCCCACGACGCTGCCAGCGTCATCGCCGCCTGCAAGGCTATTGCGCCCACCTTTGGCGGCATCAATCTGGAGGATATCAAGAGCCCGGAGTGCTTTGAGATCGAGGAGACCTTGGAGCGGGAGCTGGACATTCCCGTGTTCCACGATGACCAGCACGGCACCGCCATCGTGGTCACCGCTGCCCTCATCAACGCCCTGCGGGTGGTGAATAAGAAGATGGAGGACGTACACATCGTCCTGAACGGCCCCGGCGCTGCCGGTACCGCCATCATCAAGATGCTGATGACCGCCGGTGCGAAGGACATCGTGGCGGTGGATCAGTTCGGCACCCTGTACAAGGGCTGCAACAGCGCCGAGGCGCACAAGAACTGGCTGGGCGAGGTGACCAACCCCCGTCAGGTCAAGGGCGGCCTGAAGGAAGCGCTGGAGGGCGCCGACGTGTTCATCGGCGTGTCCAAGCCCGGCATCCTGACCACCGAGCTGTGCAAGACCATGAACAAGGACGCCATCGTCTTTGCCATGGCCAACCCCACCCCGGAGATCATGCCGGATGAAGCCAAGGCAGGCGGTGTGCGCGTGATGGCTACCGGCCGCAGCGACTTCCCCAATCAGGTCAACAACGTGCTGTGCTTCCCCGGCCTGTTCAAGGGCGCGCTCAGCGTCCGCGCCCGGGATATCAACAATGAGATGAAGCTGGCTGCTGCCTACGCCATTGCAGACCTCATCACCGATGCCGACCGCAGCGAGGAGAACATCATCCCCGGCGCGTTCGACCCCCGCGTGGCCGAGGCTGTGGCAAATGCCGTGGCAAAGGCTGCCCGCGAGACCGGCGTGGCACGGTTGTAA
- a CDS encoding Fe-S-containing hydro-lyase, producing MEYRLTTPCTAQELAPLKAGDTVLLSGVVYTARDQAHKRMMEALDKGETLPFDLEGSAIYYVGPTPERPGEVIGSAGPTTSGRMDAMSPRLLDLGNKIMIGKGKRDAAVKAAVVRNGAVYLAALGGAGALMAKSVQTLEVIAWPDLGCEAVRRLTVQDMPLTVVLDAHGGDLYEAGPAAYLATL from the coding sequence ATGGAATACAGACTGACGACCCCCTGCACCGCGCAGGAGCTGGCCCCGCTGAAAGCGGGAGATACCGTGCTGCTTTCCGGTGTGGTGTACACCGCCCGGGATCAGGCACACAAGCGGATGATGGAAGCACTGGACAAGGGCGAGACCCTGCCTTTTGATCTGGAAGGCAGCGCCATTTATTATGTAGGCCCCACCCCGGAGCGCCCGGGCGAGGTCATCGGCTCGGCAGGGCCTACCACCAGCGGACGCATGGACGCCATGAGCCCCCGGCTGCTGGATCTTGGCAACAAGATCATGATCGGCAAGGGCAAGCGGGACGCAGCCGTCAAGGCGGCTGTGGTGCGCAACGGCGCGGTGTATCTGGCTGCGCTGGGCGGTGCCGGTGCACTGATGGCCAAAAGCGTGCAGACGCTGGAAGTGATCGCATGGCCGGACTTGGGCTGTGAGGCGGTGCGCCGCCTGACCGTGCAGGATATGCCCCTGACCGTTGTGCTGGACGCACACGGCGGCGATCTGTACGAGGCAGGCCCTGCGGCCTATCTGGCTACGCTGTAA
- a CDS encoding regulatory protein RecX, with protein MAFYRRRPRPDAEKCADPAKARASALETLAGQEVSANMLYERLCRRYTEPAAAAAVAEMVQLDYVNDARYAEARAHSLLAARKSRRAAAQSLRQKGLAPAEVAGALEAVYAPEDGDDPELEAAAALVDSRYRKKLAIGRRDLVVAALQRRGFAYPTIKEAIRRVEEE; from the coding sequence ATGGCCTTCTACCGCCGCCGACCCCGCCCGGATGCGGAAAAGTGTGCCGACCCCGCCAAGGCGCGGGCCAGTGCGCTGGAAACGCTGGCCGGGCAGGAGGTCTCTGCCAATATGCTATATGAGCGGCTGTGCCGCCGCTATACCGAGCCCGCTGCTGCCGCCGCGGTGGCCGAGATGGTGCAGCTGGACTATGTGAACGATGCCCGCTACGCCGAAGCACGGGCACACAGTCTGCTGGCTGCCCGCAAAAGCCGCCGCGCCGCCGCCCAGAGCCTGCGCCAGAAGGGGCTTGCTCCCGCCGAGGTAGCAGGGGCGTTGGAAGCGGTCTACGCCCCGGAGGACGGCGATGACCCGGAGCTGGAAGCCGCCGCCGCGCTGGTGGACAGCCGCTACCGTAAAAAGCTTGCCATCGGCCGCCGAGACCTTGTGGTGGCCGCGTTGCAGCGCCGCGGCTTTGCCTACCCCACCATCAAAGAAGCCATCCGCAGGGTGGAGGAGGAATAA
- a CDS encoding GGDEF domain-containing protein, whose translation MDAIAHTQVSGFCLVTLAVLLRAQQKMRDKSLPGRLFTALLWFAGALTIVDYSSALAQLGAWEELGIPLTYRLNAGGSILFYLLAACCCLLVFLYVEAELGRTWMEDGRRLALSAAPVTLLLLVLLTARDENGFCYLDAEGLRGSTLFWGAKLVGLAYLAAAFLRCSWTLSHWKQETPKEELKTLLLLALAPAAGFLLQGWLPGRGLLCCGITLGLVCVYVLVLQTKFTVDTLTGVSNRIVALRYLESELPYYRRHPNRSLHFLMMDMDHFKHINDEYGHLEGDAALVLLAGILKKVCANYNGVLARYGGDEFCIACGCNSVEVRTLIASIQRELDAANAASGKPYQIEISIGCARLEPDIATVHDLIDKADQEMYHLKTRKRGTAPAEKQG comes from the coding sequence ATGGATGCGATTGCCCATACTCAGGTCAGTGGGTTCTGTCTGGTCACGCTGGCGGTCTTGCTGCGGGCGCAGCAGAAAATGCGGGATAAAAGCCTGCCCGGGCGGTTGTTTACGGCGCTGCTGTGGTTTGCCGGGGCGCTGACGATCGTAGATTATAGCAGTGCGCTGGCGCAGCTGGGCGCGTGGGAGGAGCTGGGCATCCCCTTGACCTACCGGCTGAACGCCGGGGGCAGTATTTTGTTTTATCTGCTGGCGGCGTGTTGCTGCTTGCTGGTGTTTTTGTATGTGGAGGCAGAGCTGGGGCGTACATGGATGGAGGACGGCCGCAGGCTGGCACTCAGCGCCGCACCGGTGACACTGCTTTTGCTGGTGCTGCTGACGGCGCGGGACGAAAACGGCTTTTGCTATCTGGACGCAGAGGGGCTGCGGGGCAGCACCCTGTTCTGGGGGGCGAAGCTGGTGGGGCTTGCCTATCTGGCAGCAGCCTTTCTCCGCTGCAGCTGGACGCTGAGCCACTGGAAGCAGGAAACACCCAAAGAGGAACTGAAAACCCTGCTGCTGCTCGCGCTTGCGCCGGCGGCAGGCTTTTTGCTGCAAGGCTGGCTGCCTGGGCGCGGGCTGCTGTGCTGCGGCATTACGCTGGGGCTGGTGTGCGTGTATGTGCTGGTGCTGCAGACCAAGTTCACGGTGGATACCCTGACCGGCGTCAGCAACCGCATCGTGGCACTGCGCTATCTGGAAAGTGAGCTGCCCTACTACCGCCGTCATCCCAACCGCTCGCTGCATTTCCTCATGATGGACATGGATCACTTCAAGCACATCAACGATGAATACGGCCACTTGGAGGGGGATGCCGCGCTGGTGCTGCTGGCGGGCATTTTGAAAAAGGTGTGCGCCAACTATAACGGTGTGCTGGCGCGCTACGGCGGCGATGAATTCTGCATTGCCTGCGGCTGCAACAGCGTGGAGGTGCGCACCCTGATCGCCTCCATCCAGCGAGAGCTAGACGCCGCCAACGCCGCCTCCGGCAAGCCCTATCAGATCGAGATCAGCATCGGCTGCGCCCGCCTTGAGCCGGACATCGCCACCGTGCACGACCTGATCGATAAGGCCGATCAGGAGATGTACCACCTCAAGACCCGCAAGCGCGGCACAGCCCCCGCAGAAAAACAGGGCTGA